The Ciconia boyciana chromosome 17, ASM3463844v1, whole genome shotgun sequence genome contains a region encoding:
- the MYO18A gene encoding unconventional myosin-XVIIIa isoform X20, with amino-acid sequence MAFSSRFAFWEQKVKDEDKSLAVKRPGKEDGAAKTEEQIAAEEAWYETEKVWLVHRDGFSLGSQLRLEEGSPLPEGKVKVKLDHDGAVLEVEEDDVEKANPPSCDRVEDLASLLYLNESSVLHTLRQRYGGNLLHTYAGPTMVIINPLSSPSMYSEKVMHMFKGCRREDTSPHIYAVAQAAYRSMLMSRQDQAVVLLGASGSGKTTNCQHLVQYLATIAGSTGKVFSAEKWQALYTILEAFGNSSTGMNSNATRFSQIISLDFDQAGQVASASVQTLLLEKLRVAKRPANEATFNVFYYLLACSDSALRTELHFNHLAENNVFGIVPLSKPEEKQKATQQFNKLQAAMKVMGISGDEQKAFWLVLGAIYHLGAAGATKDADEAGRKQFARHEWAQKAAYLLGCSLEELSSSIFKHQPKGTLQRSTSFRQGPDEPPLGDGGTGPKLTALECLEGMAAGLYSELFTLLISLLNRALKSSQHSVCSVTVVDTPGAQNPELAGQSRGATFEELCHNYAQERLQLLFHQRTFARELERYKEENIELALADAEPGSSGSVAAVDQPSHQALVRSLARTDEARGLLWLLEEEALQPGGNEDTLLERLFSYYGPQEGSKKGHNPLLPSDKPRHFLLGHSSGTNWVEYDATGWLNHVKHNPASQNASVLLQESQKKVISSLFAGRGGSALVLSGSVAGLEGGSQLALRRATSMRKTFTTGVAAVKKKSLCIQIKLQVDALIDSIKKSKLHFVHCFLPKAAGGGGDPRALPCRRVSGSELELPAEHCEAGLMQLDVPLLRAQLRGSRLLDALRMYRQGYPDHMVFAEFRRRFDVLAPHLTKKHGRNYIVMDEKRAVEELLESLDLEKSSYHMGLSRVFFRAGSLARLEEQRDAQTSRNITLFQAACRGFLARQQFKKRKIQDLAIRCVQKNIKKNKGVKGWPWWKLFTTVRPLIEVQLTEDQIRGKDEEIQQLKSKLEKVEKERNELRLNSDRLESRITELTSELTDERNTGESASQLLDAETAERLRAEKEMKDLQAKYDALKKQMESMEMEVMEARLIRAAELNGELDDDDSGGEWRLKYERAVREIDFTKKRLQQELEDKLEVEQQGKRQLERRLTDLQADSEESQRALQQLKKKCQRLAAELQDTKLHLEGQQGRNHDLEKKQRRFDSELSQAHEEAQRERLQREKLSREKDVLVAEVFGLKQLLEDKDSDITGLTQKAEALEAELQDISSQESKDEASLAKVKKQLRDLEAKVKDQEEELDEQAGTIQMLEQAKLRLEMEMERLRQTHAKEVESRDEEVEEIRQSCQKKLKQMEVQLEEEYEDKQKVLREKRELESKLSAVSEQANQRDFETEKRLRRDLKRTKALLADAQIMLDHLKNNAPSKREITQLKNQLEESEFTCAAAVKARKSMEVEIEDLHLQIDDLAKAKAALEEQLSRLQREKNEVQSRLEEDQEDMNELMKKHKAAVAQASRDLAQMNDLQAQLEEVSKEKQELQEKLQGLQSQLEFLEQSMVDKSLVSRQEAKIRELETRLEFERTQVKRLESLATRLKENMEKLTEERDQRAAAENREKEQNKRLQRQLRDVKEEMGELAKKEAEASRKKHELEMDLESLEAANQSLQSDLKLAFKRIGDLQAAIEDEMESDSNEDLINSLQDMVAKYQKRKSKLDGDSDVDSELEERVDGVKSWLSKNKGSSKALSDDGSLKGSRSALPDGPEGEERPVSVLSCLSYRKRPGLKDSIGGCGDEQTLFSALGERPPSPERAARRAARGGEPEDRAAVIARAFADASGRARQGLGKRWSLSAADGEKASVASAPVSRASSASWRGLEDGDEGDEGCSVLSFALSSPGSLRSRRGGPEGRPESRLSLARSRLEEAEEGSRGQPPLGRSFSVPPRPRSATSEDGGPGDARPVGHRSYLDPDLEAAIQEVLSYRPPRAGGCSSPEADSGDDGRSVRSVWSVRSAAPLGAADRPPGSLRRSASALDFSRRACRRRSSSGSSEEEEERKKKSAKKHAKKAKKKAKKKKKKKQQSSSDSASSSDSSSDSSSGSTSSYRSTSSVKKGPQVAGSEEPGHPGRGKKEEKQRKKQVDSLMMKYLYRPESD; translated from the exons ATGGCGTTTTCATCCCGGTTTGCATTctgggagcagaagg TCAAGGATGAGGACAAATCCTTAGCTGTGAAAAGACCCGGGAAGGAGGATGGGGCT GCCAAGACGGAGGAACAGATAGCGGCCGAGGAGGCCTGGTACGAGACCGAGAAGGTGTGGCTGGTGCACAGGGACGGCTTCTCCTTGG GCAGCCAGCTGCGGCTGGAGGagggcagccccctgcccgaGGGCAAGGTGAAGGTGAAGCTGGACCATGACGGAGCTGTcctggaggtggaggaggacgACGTGGAGAAG GCGAACCCCCCCTCCTGTGACCGCGTGGAGGACCTCGCCAGCCTCCTCTACCTCAATGAGTCCAGCGTGCTGCACACGCTGCGGCAGCGCTACGGCGGCAACCTCCTGCACACCTATGCCGGCCCCACCATGGTCATCATCAACCCGCTGAGCTCCCCCTCCATGTACTCTGAGAAG gtCATGCACATGTTCAAAGGCTGCCGCAGGGAGGACACGTCCCCGCACATCTACGCGGTGGCCCAGGCCGCCTACCGCAGCATGCTGATGAGCCGCCAGGACCAGGCGGTCGTGCTGCTGGGCGCCAGTGGCAGCGGCAAAACCACCAACTGCCAGCACCTTGTCCAGTACCTCGCCACCATCGCCGGCAGCACCGGCAAGGTCTTCTCCG CGGAGAAGTGGCAGGCTCTCTACACCATCCTGGAGGCTTTTGGCAATAGCAGCACCGGCATGAACAGCAACGCCACCCGCTTCTCCCAGATCATCTCTCTGGACTTCGACCAGGCTGGGCAGGTGGCATCAGCCTCTGTACAG acgctgctgctggagaagctgcGCGTCGCCAAGCGCCCAGCCAACGAGGCCACCTTCAACGTCTTCTACTACCTGCTGGCCTGCTCCGACAGCGCCCTGCG GACTGAGCTTCACTTCAACCACCTGGCAGAGAACAACGTCTTTGGCATCGTGCCCCTCTCCAAG ccagaggaaaagcagaaggcGACCCAGCAGTTCAACAAGCTCCAGGCTGCCATGAAGGTGATGGGCATCTCCGGCGATGAGCAGAAAGCCTTCTGGCTCGTCCTGGGGGCCATTTATCATCTGGGGGCCGCTGGGGCCACGAAAG ACGCCGACGAAG CCGGGAGGAAGCAGTTTGCACGGCACGAGTGGGCTCAGAAAGCTGCCtacctgctgggctgcagcctggaggagctctcctcctccatcttcAAGCACCAGCCCAAGGGCACCCTGCAGCGATCCACCTCCTTCCGGCAGGGCCCCGACGAGCCGCCCCTGGGTGACGGCGGCACAG GTCCCAAGCTGACAGCGCTGGAGTGCCTGGAGGGCATGGCGGCCGGCTTGTACTCCGAGCTCTTCACCCTCCTCATCTCCCTCCTCAACAG GGCGCTGAAGTCGAGCCAGCACTCGGTGTGCTCGGTGACGGTGGTGGACACCCCCGGGGCGCAAAACCCGGAGCTGGCGGGGCAGAGCCGAGGGGCCACCTTCGAGGAGCTCTGCCACAACTACGCCCAGGAGCgcctgcagctcctcttccaCCAGCGCACCTTCGCCCGCGAGCTGGAGCGCTACAAGGAG GAGAACATAGAGCTTGCCCTGGCTGATGCTGAGCCCGGCTCCTCTGGCTCTGTAGCCGCTGTAGACCAGCCCTCGCACCAGGCACTG GTCCGGTCGCTGGCCCGCACAGACGAGGCGCgggggctgctgtggctgctggaggaggaggcacTGCAGCCGGGCGGCAACGAGGACACGTTGCTGGAGCGGCTCTTCTCCTACTACGGCCCTCAGGAAGGCAGCAAGAAAG GGCACAACCCGCTGCTCCCCAGTGACAAGCCCCGACACTTCCTCCTGGGTCACAGCTCGGGGACCAACTGGGTGGAGTACGATGCCACGGGCTGGCTCAACCACGTCAAGCACAACCCGGCCTCCCAAAATGCCTCCGTCCTGCTGCAGGAGTCACAGAA GAAGGTCATCAGCAGTCTGTTTGCTGGCCGTGGCGGGTCGGCGCTGGTGCTGTCGGGCTCGGTggcggggctggaggggggctCCCAGCTGGCCCTGCGCCGGGCCACCAGCATGCGCAAGACCTTCACCACCGGCGTGGCTGCTGTCAAGAAGAAGTCCCTCTGCATCCAGATCAAGCTGCAAGTG GACGCCCTCATCGACAGCATCAAGAAGTCCAAGCTCCACTTCGTGCACTGCTTCCTGCCCaaggcggcggggggcggcggggacccccgggctCTGCCGTGCCGGCGGGTGAGCGGCAGCGAGCTGGAGCTGCCGGCGGAGCACTGCGAGGCTGGGCTCATGCAGCTGGACGTGCCCCTCCTGCGCGCCCAGCTCCGCGGCTCCCGCCTGCTCGATGCCCTCCGCATGTACCGCCAAG GGTACCCCGACCACATGGTGTTTGCGGAGTTCAGGCGACGCTTTGACGTCCTGGCCCCGCACCTGACCAAGAAGCACGGGCGCAACTACATCGTGATGGACGAGAAGCGG GCGGTGGAGGAGCTCCTGGAGTCGCTGGacctggagaagagcagctaCCACATGGGCTTGAGCCGG GTGTTTTTCCGGGCCGGGTCGCTGGCCAGACTGGAGGAGCAGCGGGACGCACAGACCAGCAGGAACATCACCCTCTTCCAGGCGGCGTGCAGGGGTTTCCTGGCACGGCAGCAGTTCAAGAAGAGGAAG ATCCAGGATTTGGCCATCCGGTGCGTGCAGAAGAACATCAAGAAGAACAAGGGGGTGAAGGGCTGGCCCTGGTGGAAGCTCTTCACCACTGTGCGGCCCCTCATCGAGGTGCAGCTCACTGAGGACCAGATCCGCGGCAAAGAC GAAGAGATCCAGCAGCTGAAGAGCAAACTCGAGAAGGTGGAGAAGGAGCGTAACGAGCTCCGGCTCAACAGCGACCGCCTGGAGAGCAGG aTCACAGAGCTGACATCGGAGCTGACGGACGAGCGAAACACCGGTGAGTCGGCTTCCCAGCTGCTGGACGCCGAGACGGCCGAGAGGCTGCGGGCCGAGAAGGAGATGAAGGACCTGCAG GCCAAGTATGATGCTCTGAAGAAGCAGATGGAGTCGATGGAGATGGAGGTGATGGAGGCTCGGCTCATTCGGGCGGCCGAGCTCAATGGAGAGCTTGACGATGATGATTCAG GCGGCGAATGGCGGCTGAAATATGAGCGGGCGGTGCGGGAGATCGACTTCACCAAGAAacggctgcagcaggagctggaggacaAGCTGGAGGTGGAGCAGCAGGGCAAGAGGCAGCTGGAGCGGAGG CTGACGGACCTGCAGGCAGATAGCGAGGAGAGCCAGCGGGcgctgcagcagctgaagaagAAGTGCCAGCGCCTGGCTGCGGAGCTGCAGGACACCAAGCTGCACCTCGAGGGCCAGCAAGGACGCAACCACGACCTGGAGAAGAAGCAGCGGAG GTTCGACAGCGAGCTCTCGCAGGCACACGAGGAGGCGCAGCGGGAGAGGCTGCAGCGGGAGAAGCTGAGCCGCGAGAAGGACGTGCTGGTGGCTGAGGTCTTCGGCCtcaagcagctgctggag GACAAGGACTCGGACATCACGGGGCTGACGCAGAAGGCAGAGGCGCTGGAGGCCGAGCTGCAGGACATCTCCTCCCAGGAGTCGAAGGACGAGGCGTCTCTGGCCAAGGTGAAGAAGCAGCTGCGGGACCTGGAGGCGAAGGTCAAAgaccaggaggaggaactggaCGAGCAGGCTGGCACCATCcagatgctggagcag GCCAAACTGCGgctggagatggagatggagcgGCTGCGGCAGACCCACGCCAAGGAGGTGGAGAGCCGCGACGAGGAGGTGGAGGAGATTCGGCAGTCGTGCCAGAAGAAG CTGAAGCAGATGGaggtgcagctggaggaggagtaCGAGGACAAGCAGAAGGTGCTGAGAGAGAAACGGGAGCTGGAGAGCAAGTTATCTGCCGTCAGCGAGCAG GCCAACCAGCGGGACTTCGAGACGGAGAAGCGCCTACGCCGGGACCTGAAGAGGACGAAGGCGCTGCTGGCCGACGCGCAGATCATGCTGGATCACCTGAAGAACAACGCGCCCAGCAAGAGGGAGATCACCCAGCTCAAGAACCAG CTGGAGGAGTCAGAGTTCACCTGTGCGGCCGCCGTCAAGGCCCGCAAGTCGATGGAGGTGGAGATTGAAGACCTCCACCTGCAGATCGATGACCTGGCCAAGGCCAAGGCAGCG ctggaggagcagctgagccGGCTGCAGCGGGAGAAGAACGAGGTGCAGAGTCGGCTGGAGGAGGACCAGGAGGACATGAACGAGCTGATGAAGAAACACAAGGCGGCTGTGGCCCAG GCATCCCGGGACCTGGCACAGATGAACGACCTccaggcacagctggaggaggtcagcaaggagaagcaggagctgcaggagaag CTGCAAGgcctgcagagccagctggagTTCCTGGAGCAGTCCATGGTGGACAAGTCGCTGGTGAGCCGGCAAGAGGCCAAGATCCGCGAGCTGGAGACCAGGCTGGAGTTCGAGCGGACGCAAGTCAAGCGCCTGGAG AGCCTCGCCACGCGGCTGAAGGAGAACATGGAGAAGCTGACGGAGGAGCGGGATCAGCGCGCGGCTGCCGAGAACCGGGAGAAGGAGCAGAACAAGCGGCTGCAGCGGCAGCTCCGTGACGTCAAGGAGGAGATGGGCGAGCTGGCCAAGAAGGAGGCAGAGGCCAGCCGCAAGAAGCATGAGCTG GAGATGGACCTGGAGAGCCTGGAAGCCGCCAACCAGAGCCTGCAGTCGGACCTGAAGCTGGCCTTCAAGCGCATCGGGGACCTGCAGGCAGCCATTGAGGACGAGATGGAGAGCGACAGCAACGAGGACCTCATCAACAG TTTGCAGGACATGGTGGCAAAgtatcagaaaagaaaaagtaaact TGACGGCGACTCGGACGTGGACTCGGAACTGGAGGAGCGCGTGGACGGCGTGAAGTCCTGGCTCTCCAAGAACAAAGGCTCCTCCAAAGCGCTCTCGGATGATGGCAGCCTGAAGGGCAGCAg GTCAGCCCTGCCGGACGGTCCCGAAGGCGAGGAGCGGCCGGTGTCGGTGTTGAGCTGCCTCAGCTATAGGAAGCGGCCAGGCCTCAAGGACTCCATAGGCGGCTGTGGGGACGAGCAGACGCTCTTCAGCGCGCTTGGCGAGCGACCGCCTTCCCCTGAGCGCGCTGCCCGTagggcggcccggggcggcgaGCCCGAGGACCGGGCGGCCGTCATCGCCCGCGCCTTTGCTGACGCCAGCGGCCGGGCTCGGCAAGGGCTGGGCAAGCGTTGGTCCCTCTCGGCCGCCGATGGCGAGAAAGCCTCCGTCGCCTCCGCCCCGGTGAGCCGGGCCTCCTCCGCCTCCTGGCGCGGGCTGGAGGACGGGGACGAAGGGGATGAGGGGTGCTCGGTGCTGAGCTTCGCCCTCTCCAGCCCCGGGAGCTTGCGGAGCCGGCGCGGGGGGCCTGAGGGTCGCCCCGAGTCGCGGCTCTCCCTGGCCCGCAGCCgcctggaggaggcagaggaggggtcCCGCGGGCAGCCCCCCCTGGGGCGCAGCTTCTCTgtgcccccccggccccgcagcgccACTTCTGAGGACGGGGGTCCCGGGGACGCCCGCCCTGTGGGGCACCGCTCCTACCTCGACCCTGACCTGGAAGCCGCCATCCAGGAGGTGCTGAGCTACCgcccgccgcgggccgggggctgctccagccccgagGCCGACTCGGGGGACGACGGCCGGAGCGTGCGGAGCGTGTGGAGCGTGCGGAGCGCGGCCCCCCTGGGTGCCGCCGACCGCCCCCCCGGCAGCCTCCGCCGCTCTGCATCTGCCCTCGACTTCTCCCGGCGTGCCTGCCGGCGCCGCAGCAGCTCGGGCTCCtccgaggaagaggaggagcgGAAGAAGAAGAGTGCCAAGAAGCATGCCAAGAAGGCTAAGAAGAAAgccaagaagaagaagaagaagaagcagcagtCATCATCTGACTCGGCTTCCTCCTCCGATTCCTCCTCCGATTCCTCCTCCGGCTCCACCAGCTCCTACCGCAGCACCTCCAGCGTCAAGAAGGGCCCGCAGGTGGCAGGGAGTGAGGAGCCGGGACACCCCGGCCGgggcaagaaggaggagaagcagcgGAAGAAGCAGGTTGACAGCCTGATGATGAAGTACCTGTACCGGCCCGAGAGCGACTGA